TGCCGGTGGCGGAGACTTCCTGGCCGACGTAGCTGTAGGGCGAGAGCTGCTGATGTAGCGTGCCGGCGCCTCCGTTGCGCGGCGCGTCGAGCGCGCGCAGGAACGCCATCGCCGGGATCGCGTCGGGATAAAGGTCCTGCGGCAGGGCGTCGGCGCCGGCCAGATGCAGTCCCGGATCGTTACGCCAGAACGTGCTCTTCAGCGCGCGCCCGCTGTCGTAGAGCGTCCAACCGAACATCGCGCACCCCTGCCGATGCAGCGGGAAGGCCCAGAAGCCGACCGAATACCGCTTGCCGGGGAGCGAGGTAACTTCGATATGCACCGTGTCGTCGCCGGTGATCTCGTTCCACGACTTGATTCGCATCAGCTCCTGGCCGCTGCTGCTGACGCTTTGCCGCGCCTCATCAATCTCGGTGCCGGGCGGCGGCGTCGGAACCGCGGAGCCCGCTTGATGACCGGTCATGCCGTGCCGCATCAGGCCGCGCGCGATCAGCCAGGATTCGAGTTCAGTGGACGCGCTCGCGGAGCCAGCGGCCGGCGCCGGGTGCGGCGCGACATCGATATTTGCGTGGCCAGGCGACGGCGACAGCGCCCCAAGCGTGAGCGCTGCGCCCAACAATCCGACCACAATCAACAGCGGCGCCAACGACGATTTCCTGGCAATCACTAAACCGGATACTCCTTGCGCTCAACGCGCGCTGTTCAGCCGAGGGCGCAATCGCGCATTCGGGCCATTTCGACAATTCAAAAAACCTGGATGCATAGCGCGCGCGCCGAGGCGCCCTGCATTGCCCAGAGCCTTGTGGAAGAGGGGAGAAGAACTAAGCTCGCAGGCGGAGCTATTAATCTAGCGACAGCATCGGGTGCGCGCAACAAAATTGCGCGCGGTCTATACGGACTCGGCGCCTCGTCGTGGCGCGCTGTCCCCAAAAGATGCAGCCGGTGTTCGGTTATTTGGACACCGCCGGTTCCGCGTGCGCGGCCAGCTCGGTGGTCAGCTCGCGCGCGAGTTGCGACGGGTCGGCGTCGTCCGGCAGAACCAGCAGCAGCGAATTGAGCCGATGGGTTCCGGCGGCGAGATTCTCCCATCCGGTCATCAGGTAGCCGACCTGGAGTGTCGCGCCGGTGCAACCTTGCGCCGCCGCCGCCGCCGGCGAGGTTCCGTCGCAATAATAGAGTTGCGGCCGGATGACGTCGAGGTCGGGCGACGGCAGAAACGTCTGGACGATGGTTTTACCGCCGCCGCGCATCGCCAGCCATCTGACGTGCGGCGGATCGCGCTGAATCGCCTCCACGACGCTGGCCGCGGGGTCGTCCAGCCGGAGGGGCTGGCCGTTCATGCCCGACCAGAACAGACTGAAACCCCTGAGCCCGACGAAGTCCAGCCAGGTGCGCACCCGCACGTTGCCGAAGAACACGCGCGGCAGCCATAACACGCGCGCGACGAACGCGTCTTGCGCGTAGTCGCGGTAGAAGAATTCGCGGCTGACGACTTGGGGCGATTGGATCCCCAAAATCAGCTTGACCGAATGGGCCACGCGGCGGATCAGGCGAATCGGTCCCAGATGCCACGCCAGCACCCGGTTGGTCACGCCCTCGCCGCTGAGCCTGAGCTTGAAAACCATCAGCACCCTGGCCGAGACGTGAACCTCGGAGCCTTCGATCAGGCTGGGCGACGCTTCGCCGCGCGCGTCCTTCAGAGCCAACTCGATCGGGAAGTCGCCGCGGAAGACCATCCGGTAGCCGGCGCCCTCAACGCGAGCCGCGGCGGCGTCGTAATGAACATAACGGACCGGGCTCAGGCGCGGGACCGGCGCTGCGGCGATATACGCATAGCGGCGCACGCCTGTGAGGGAATCGAATGCCTCGATCTGAAAGGCGCCCGGAGTCAGCTTTGCCAGCTGCGCCGGCCCGGCGCGGTCGCCCAGGTCGGAGAGCATCATCGCGATCTCGTCGTCGCGGTCGAGAATCCCCGGGCTGTCGTCGGCGACCGGCTGCGGCCCGTCGGGCAGCGCGTATTCGCCGTCGGCTAGGCGCTCATCAACCTGGAAGGGAATCGGCTCGAGCCGCCCGTCGTGGACCGCGAGCACTTCGAGATGGCTCTCGTCGACGCCCACAAATTGCGCAACCGCGGCGCCGCTGATCACAACCGCGCGCCATCGCGCCGAAGCGCTGAGCGGCGCGCCGTGCCCAGCCGCGCCCGCCACGGTCGAAGCAGCGGCCGTGCAGGCCGCCGCGACCATCGCCGCCAGCAATCGCATCATGATCCGACGAAAGCCCGCACTCCCCACGTTATACGGCGCTGGCGCCACGAGATATGGAGCGGGCACTGTGCAGGCGGATGCTTTCCGGGCGGCAACGCGCTATCGAAATAGCGGGAGGCGAGACACCACGATGAGCCGGCACAAGACCGTCGAGATCGACAACACCGCGCAGGCTTTCCTCGAAATGCTCGAAGCGCTCGGCGCACGCTACCTACTGGGCAACGCCGGCACCGACTTTGCTTCGATCATCGACGGGCTTGCGCGCCGCGCGGCCGAGGGTAAGACGGCGCCGCACCCGATGCTGGTGGCGCACGAATGCTGTGCGGTCAGCATGGCGCACGGCTACTACCTGGTGACCGGCGAGCCGGCGGTGGTGATGGTGCATACCACGCCTGGCACCGCCAACGCGCTCGGCGGGCTGATGAATGCGCGGCGGGCGAACGTCCCGATGCTGGTGTGCGCCGGGCGCACGCCGCTGACCGAGAGCGGGCAGCCCGGCAGCCGCGACACGCTGATTCATTGGGGCCAGGAGGCTTTCGACCAGGGCGGACTCGTGCGCGAGTTCGTCAAGTGGGACTACGAGCTGCGCGGCATCGCGCAGCTCGAAGCGGTGCTCCGCCGGGCGTTCGCGGTCGCGATGGCGGAGCCGTGCGGCCCGGTCTATTTGAGCCTGCCGCGCGAGGTGCTGGCCGAGCCGCATCGCGAGTTTACATTTTCAGCCGAAGGGATCGAGCCGCCTGTCGCGCCGCCGGCACCCGCGCCCGCAGCGCTGGAGCAGCTCGCCCGCTTCATCGCCGAATCCGAGCGCCCGCTCATCGTCACCCGCACGCTGGGGCGCAATCCGGCGGCGGTGGGTGCGCTGGTTGCGCTCGCTGAGTCGTTCGCGCTCCCGGTGGTCGAGCATCCCAATCCCGCGCACGTCAACTTCCCCAACAACCACCGGCTGCATCTCGGTTACGATCCCGCGCCGTTTCTTGACGACGCGGATCTGATCCTCGTGATCGACACCGACGTGCCGTGGATTCCCCATCTGCGCAACCCTGGCCCGCGCGCCAGGGTTGTTCATATCGGCGTGGACCCGATTTATTCGCGCTATCCGATCTGGGGCTTTCGGGCCGACCTCGCGCTCCAGGCCGACTCGGCCCTCGCGGTCCCGATGCTCACCGAGGCGCTCGCCGCGAAGCGCTCAGCCTGCGCCGCCACTATCGATCGGCGGGCCGAACGCGTCGCCGGCGAGCATCGCCGCCAGCGCGAGGCGTGGCGCGCCGAGATCGAGGCCGCCGCGCGGGCCGAGACGCCCACGATGGAATGGATCGCACACTGTCTCGATCGCGTGCGCGACCGCGACACGATTTTCATCAACGAGTACGATCTCAGTCTGCGCCACCTCACCCTTGACACGCCGGGCGCCCAGTTCGGCCATTCAACCGCGGGCTATCTGGGATGGGGTGTGGGCGCCGCGCTCGGGGTGAAGCTGGGTGCGCCCGACAAGACCGTCATCGCCGTCGTCGGCGACGGCTCGTACATCTTCAGTGTGCCGAGCGCGTGCCATCTGGCCTCCGCCGCGCACGGGCTGCCGACGCTGACGATCATCGCGAACAACGGCGGATGGGGCGCAGTGCGGCGAGCGGTCGAGAGCGTGCATCCGGAAGGATGGGCGATGCGCGCCGCCGAGATGCCGTTCGTGCGCTTCGGCGTGCGCCCGGCCTACGAGATGTTCGTCCAGGCCTGCGGTGGCCACGGCGAGGCGGTCAGCGACCCGAAGGAACTGCCCGCGGCACTCGAGCGCGCGCTGCGCGCAGTGCGCGACGAGCGGCGCCAGGCCGTGCTCAACGTCACCTGCCGCCCGCTTTGAGCGTAGCGTCAGGCTACGCGCCCTCGCGATTGCGGAAGTTGGAGCGCCCGTTGGGCGGCAGCGTCAGCAGGTCGCGGTTGAAGAAGTCGCTGAGGTACTGGACCAGCTCCCGCATCGAGACCACAGCGATCGGCTGCCCGTGCTCGTCAACCAGCGGGATGTGGCGGAAGCCCTCAGAGAGCATCCGGCTCAGCGCGAAGGCGACGCTGGAGTCGGCGGGCAGCGTGACCGGGTCGCGCGTCATGTATTCGCTCACCGCGGTCCGCTCGAGATCAATCGGATGGCCGGCGACGCGCAGCAGGACGTCGCGCTCGGTGAAGATCCCGACCAGGCGGCCGAACTCGACCACCAGCGCGCAGCTGCGCATCTCGTCCTGCATCGCCGCGATCGTTTCGGCCAGCGAGGAGTTGAAAGTCACCACCAGCGGCTGTTGGGTGGTCACGTCGCTGAGCGTTTCGAGGACGAGGGCGGATTCGAGGTCGGCGGGCCCGGGGCATTCCTCGTCAGAGATCAAATCCGTAACTTCGTCGTCATTGCGCGGCATGTTGAGGCGCCCCCCCTTTGGGACGAATGTAAACCACCTTATGCCCGCGGCGAGGCAACGCAAAGCGCTTTTCCTCGCCGGCCAGGACCTCCTGGAGCGCACAATCCGCGCATCGCTGGCGTCGCGGTTTCCCCGGTTTGACACCGCCGATTTTTCCGTGGTAGCGCCGTAACATGGCCGCGCCGGGGGCGTCGCGCACACACCTTATGGTCGTCGGTCAGCAAGACGCCGCGGCGCGGGAGCAAACGCCATGAACGATCTTCCCGGCTACCGACGGCCTGCACAGGGCGTCCATCCGCCTTATGACCACGCCGCGTACGAAAGCACGCGCAAGCGCGCCCCCAGGCAGGCGCCGATCCGGATCGCGCATACCCTCTCCGAGATAACTGGCCCGGCGCTGGGCGCCGAGCTGGTGCGCCCGGGCGATGCCGATCTGACGCACTTCGCCGGCGGTGAGGCGCTCGGCGAGCGGATTATCGTCACTGGCCGCGTGCTCGACGAAGACGGCCGCCCGCAGCCCAACCTGCTGATCGAGATCTGGCAGGCCAACGCGGCCGGCCGCTACCTGCACGAGGTCGACCAGCACGACGCGCCGCTCGACCCGCACTTCACCGGCGTCGGCCGCGTGGCGACCGACCCCGACGGCGTCTATCGCTTCATAACGATCAAGCCCGGCGCCTACCCGTGGAAGAAC
This is a stretch of genomic DNA from Candidatus Binataceae bacterium. It encodes these proteins:
- a CDS encoding CBS domain-containing protein; translation: MPRNDDEVTDLISDEECPGPADLESALVLETLSDVTTQQPLVVTFNSSLAETIAAMQDEMRSCALVVEFGRLVGIFTERDVLLRVAGHPIDLERTAVSEYMTRDPVTLPADSSVAFALSRMLSEGFRHIPLVDEHGQPIAVVSMRELVQYLSDFFNRDLLTLPPNGRSNFRNREGA
- the pcaH gene encoding protocatechuate 3,4-dioxygenase subunit beta, whose amino-acid sequence is MNDLPGYRRPAQGVHPPYDHAAYESTRKRAPRQAPIRIAHTLSEITGPALGAELVRPGDADLTHFAGGEALGERIIVTGRVLDEDGRPQPNLLIEIWQANAAGRYLHEVDQHDAPLDPHFTGVGRVATDPDGVYRFITIKPGAYPWKNHYNAWRPNHIHFSLFGPGLATRLVTQMYFPGDPLLRLDPIFNSIPDSAARERLVAAFDIEATEPGRALGYRFDFVLRGRHATPMED
- a CDS encoding thiamine pyrophosphate-requiring protein, giving the protein MSRHKTVEIDNTAQAFLEMLEALGARYLLGNAGTDFASIIDGLARRAAEGKTAPHPMLVAHECCAVSMAHGYYLVTGEPAVVMVHTTPGTANALGGLMNARRANVPMLVCAGRTPLTESGQPGSRDTLIHWGQEAFDQGGLVREFVKWDYELRGIAQLEAVLRRAFAVAMAEPCGPVYLSLPREVLAEPHREFTFSAEGIEPPVAPPAPAPAALEQLARFIAESERPLIVTRTLGRNPAAVGALVALAESFALPVVEHPNPAHVNFPNNHRLHLGYDPAPFLDDADLILVIDTDVPWIPHLRNPGPRARVVHIGVDPIYSRYPIWGFRADLALQADSALAVPMLTEALAAKRSACAATIDRRAERVAGEHRRQREAWRAEIEAAARAETPTMEWIAHCLDRVRDRDTIFINEYDLSLRHLTLDTPGAQFGHSTAGYLGWGVGAALGVKLGAPDKTVIAVVGDGSYIFSVPSACHLASAAHGLPTLTIIANNGGWGAVRRAVESVHPEGWAMRAAEMPFVRFGVRPAYEMFVQACGGHGEAVSDPKELPAALERALRAVRDERRQAVLNVTCRPL